One region of Synechococcus elongatus PCC 11801 genomic DNA includes:
- the cofH gene encoding 7,8-didemethyl-8-hydroxy-5-deazariboflavin synthase subunit CofH produces the protein MTDSAMVAAILASVLDGEPLQPEAATVLLQVRDRSLRHQIQATANQLRSQQVGDRVSYVINRNLNFTNICEQHCNFCAFRRDPDQAGAFWLDTSILIEKGAVAVAAGATEFCLQGGLNPAAKRNGRSLDFYVELITSLKQAFPCVHLHAFSPQEIQFISREDGLSFREVLQALKAAGVGSLPGTAAEVLDDSVRRILCPEKLDSATWKAIVQTAHQVGLPTTSTLLSGHIETPSQQAQHLEQLRQLQQQAIAQETPARITEFILLPFVGALAPTPLRKRVQRDQPDLSDALLVMAIARLYLGAWIPNHQPSWVKLGLTGATQALDWGCNDLGGTLMEEHITSMAGAQGGTAQTVEQLQAAIASVGRPAYQRDTLYRPVAVEAAYAG, from the coding sequence GTGACTGATTCGGCAATGGTTGCCGCCATCTTGGCATCGGTCTTGGATGGTGAGCCTTTACAACCAGAAGCCGCAACGGTTTTGCTCCAAGTCCGCGATCGCTCACTCCGTCACCAAATTCAAGCAACGGCAAACCAACTCCGTTCTCAACAGGTGGGCGATCGCGTTAGTTATGTCATCAATCGCAATCTCAATTTCACCAATATTTGCGAACAGCACTGTAATTTTTGTGCTTTTCGTCGCGATCCTGATCAAGCAGGAGCTTTCTGGCTTGACACTTCAATTTTGATTGAGAAAGGTGCTGTTGCTGTTGCGGCGGGTGCCACGGAATTTTGTTTACAAGGCGGGCTCAATCCAGCTGCTAAACGCAATGGGCGATCGCTCGACTTTTATGTCGAGTTGATTACTAGTCTTAAACAAGCTTTTCCCTGCGTCCATCTCCATGCATTCTCTCCGCAGGAAATCCAGTTTATTTCCCGCGAAGATGGGTTGAGTTTCCGAGAGGTATTGCAGGCTCTGAAGGCAGCCGGCGTGGGTTCCTTGCCAGGGACAGCCGCAGAAGTCTTGGATGACTCGGTGCGGCGCATTCTCTGTCCTGAGAAGTTAGACAGTGCTACTTGGAAAGCGATCGTACAGACTGCGCACCAGGTAGGTTTGCCAACCACCAGCACATTGCTCAGCGGTCACATCGAAACGCCCAGTCAGCAGGCCCAGCACCTTGAACAATTGCGTCAGCTGCAACAACAGGCGATCGCCCAAGAGACCCCAGCGCGAATCACAGAATTTATTCTTTTGCCCTTTGTAGGGGCGCTGGCACCGACGCCTCTGCGGAAGCGGGTACAGCGTGATCAGCCGGATTTATCGGATGCTTTGTTAGTGATGGCCATAGCACGGCTCTACCTGGGAGCTTGGATCCCCAATCATCAACCGAGTTGGGTCAAGCTAGGGCTGACCGGAGCGACTCAAGCCCTCGACTGGGGCTGTAATGATCTCGGCGGCACACTCATGGAGGAGCACATCACGAGCATGGCAGGCGCGCAGGGTGGGACAGCCCAAACAGTAGAGCAGTTGCAGGCAGCGATCGCCTCTGTGGGGCGGCCAGCCTACCAGCGCGATACGCTCTATCGGCCGGTCGCTGTGGAGGCAGCTTATGCCGGCTAA
- a CDS encoding DUF3352 domain-containing protein, with translation MPAKTSPSAWRQFRRRWRVLRRRSPRERWVIGIAAGLLLAVSASLLWWQRPWTLNDVSSSSLVDLQPQDTAASLLFSADQSDRLFRSLSTEADWLKALPPDFLEPLIDQARDRLAIWLPSSQPQILGLGAGQLQPAIALELTQPEPLLDRLKTLERQQQWRVEQRSGQSLVGRLGDRYSLLLLRNRYLVLSESDATLRRLLAAYLGERTLTQSADYRRLCNSAPAAELRLYFDWPVLQTASSQAGDAWGLPAVAQAVCADFATQPEGIQVLGKALTNPDGEAPPPARTRRPRQELRSLVPAETVLWFESVDLEQLWQTISGGPIAAQLPSGQQFDRDFESLTGTQLQRDWLSWSQGSYAIGVVQNPDTATQTQFRAGLILLAHASNRRQAEQSWQRLDQHLQKTGQLKVVTQAGATLWQLPDGRPIARHGWLPNNVSFLAVAAGTSLNLPPQGDRASLANTPTATLTGDGPSDRLILKLTQLRQLGLLPLPKLLQDRLQSFDQLHLQWQAVQAGVTPFELWLTLPPAEPAEPNDSATRDN, from the coding sequence ATGCCGGCTAAAACGTCGCCCTCTGCGTGGAGACAATTCCGTCGTCGGTGGCGGGTCTTGCGGCGGCGATCGCCCCGAGAACGGTGGGTGATTGGGATTGCGGCAGGTCTTTTGTTGGCCGTTAGTGCCAGCTTGCTGTGGTGGCAGCGACCTTGGACCCTCAATGATGTCTCAAGCAGTTCCTTAGTTGATCTGCAGCCTCAAGATACAGCCGCTAGCTTGTTGTTTAGCGCTGATCAGAGCGATCGCCTCTTCCGATCGCTCAGCACGGAAGCGGACTGGTTAAAAGCACTGCCGCCGGATTTCCTGGAGCCGCTCATCGATCAGGCTCGCGATCGCCTTGCGATCTGGCTTCCGTCATCTCAGCCTCAAATTCTTGGCCTTGGAGCAGGGCAACTGCAACCGGCGATCGCCTTGGAGCTGACCCAGCCTGAACCTTTGCTCGATCGCCTTAAAACGTTGGAACGGCAACAGCAGTGGCGAGTGGAACAGCGTTCTGGCCAATCCTTGGTGGGTCGATTGGGCGATCGCTATTCCCTCTTACTGCTTCGAAATCGTTACCTTGTTCTGAGCGAAAGTGATGCGACGTTGCGTCGGCTGCTGGCAGCCTACCTCGGGGAACGAACCCTAACCCAATCCGCTGACTATCGTCGGCTATGTAACAGTGCGCCTGCCGCTGAACTTCGACTGTATTTTGACTGGCCAGTCTTGCAAACAGCCAGTAGCCAAGCGGGTGATGCTTGGGGACTCCCGGCAGTTGCCCAGGCAGTTTGTGCCGATTTTGCGACCCAGCCGGAAGGGATTCAAGTGCTGGGCAAAGCCCTGACCAATCCAGATGGTGAGGCACCTCCTCCTGCGCGAACCCGCCGCCCCCGACAAGAGTTGCGATCGCTGGTTCCAGCAGAAACGGTGCTTTGGTTTGAGTCCGTTGACCTAGAGCAACTCTGGCAGACCATTAGCGGTGGGCCGATCGCGGCGCAACTCCCCAGTGGTCAGCAATTCGATCGAGATTTTGAGTCCTTGACCGGCACCCAACTACAGCGTGATTGGTTGAGCTGGAGTCAGGGAAGTTATGCGATCGGCGTGGTGCAAAACCCGGATACGGCGACCCAGACACAGTTTCGGGCGGGGCTGATTCTACTGGCCCATGCGAGCAATCGTCGGCAGGCTGAGCAAAGTTGGCAACGTCTCGATCAGCACCTGCAAAAAACAGGGCAGCTCAAGGTGGTTACACAAGCGGGAGCAACGCTCTGGCAGTTGCCGGATGGTCGCCCCATTGCTCGTCATGGCTGGCTCCCGAACAATGTCAGTTTTCTAGCGGTTGCGGCTGGTACAAGTCTGAACTTGCCGCCCCAAGGCGATCGCGCCTCCTTGGCGAATACTCCCACGGCTACTCTGACCGGCGACGGCCCCAGCGATCGTCTGATCCTCAAGCTCACGCAACTCCGGCAACTGGGTCTGCTGCCGTTGCCCAAACTCTTGCAAGATCGCCTGCAGTCCTTTGACCAACTGCACTTGCAGTGGCAAGCGGTGCAAGCGGGAGTGACGCCGTTTGAACTGTGGCTGACCCTGCCGCCTGCCGAACCTGCTGAGCCTAATGATTCTGCGACCCGTGACAACTGA
- a CDS encoding ArsR/SmtB family transcription factor encodes MTTDVQTESLLDPAIALQAMADPLRLQVIELLLTQELCVCDLCDRLQVKQPKLSFHLRQLREAGLIQARPQGRWTYYSLCPSRFASLQVWLQRFSQAQPAIASTCQE; translated from the coding sequence GTGACAACTGACGTCCAGACTGAATCCCTGCTCGATCCGGCGATCGCCCTGCAAGCCATGGCTGACCCGCTGCGCTTGCAGGTGATTGAGCTGTTACTTACACAAGAACTGTGTGTCTGTGACCTCTGCGATCGCCTCCAGGTCAAACAGCCCAAGCTCTCCTTTCACCTCCGTCAGTTGCGGGAAGCCGGTCTGATCCAGGCGCGACCCCAAGGCCGCTGGACTTACTACTCGCTCTGCCCCAGCCGTTTTGCGTCGTTACAGGTCTGGCTGCAGCGCTTCAGTCAGGCTCAACCGGCGATCGCATCTACTTGTCAGGAGTGA
- a CDS encoding CPBP family glutamic-type intramembrane protease: MNRTTKLLTRVFTALRDRPVWLRVPAFLVILGLLWLPWLFLGSIAIADSNSRSIVTLIGLYVIFLLLLPRWGQSQQDWQQPFRHYGLEWSDRWRRSWLLGLGLGISLVLLLYGLQWSLGWQQWQGWSPQFGQFFLEGLLMATAIGFAEELLFRGWLLQELRRDFPQQSSWMSALIFAAVHRFGLQILGLSLLGLALVAARQCDRQRLGLPMGLHSGLVAAYYWINVGQLMQPRAGLWAGWTGWEGNPLQSILGVFLLMLLWLGLVAWQRRDRPSLHS; encoded by the coding sequence TTGAACCGGACGACTAAACTGCTCACGCGCGTATTTACAGCCCTACGCGATCGCCCCGTTTGGCTACGAGTGCCCGCATTTTTGGTCATCCTCGGTCTGCTATGGTTGCCATGGTTATTCCTCGGTTCGATCGCGATCGCTGATAGTAATAGCCGGTCGATCGTCACCCTGATTGGGCTGTACGTGATTTTTCTGCTGCTGTTGCCGCGCTGGGGTCAAAGCCAGCAGGATTGGCAACAACCATTCCGCCACTATGGACTGGAATGGAGTGACCGCTGGCGGCGATCGTGGCTACTGGGTTTAGGGCTGGGAATCAGCCTCGTTCTGCTGCTCTACGGTCTGCAGTGGAGCCTTGGCTGGCAACAGTGGCAGGGCTGGTCGCCCCAGTTTGGGCAGTTCTTCCTAGAAGGGCTCTTGATGGCAACAGCGATCGGGTTTGCCGAAGAGCTGTTGTTTCGCGGTTGGCTGCTTCAAGAATTACGGCGCGATTTTCCGCAGCAGAGCAGCTGGATGAGCGCACTCATTTTTGCAGCAGTCCATCGTTTTGGTCTGCAAATTCTCGGTTTAAGCCTCTTGGGACTGGCACTAGTCGCCGCCCGTCAGTGCGATCGCCAGCGCTTAGGACTACCGATGGGACTACACTCCGGCCTTGTGGCTGCCTACTACTGGATTAATGTCGGTCAGCTGATGCAACCGCGAGCGGGGCTTTGGGCGGGCTGGACAGGTTGGGAAGGTAATCCGTTGCAAAGCATCCTGGGCGTTTTTCTCCTGATGCTGCTCTGGCTGGGGCTAGTCGCTTGGCAGCGGCGCGATCGCCCCTCTCTTCACTCCTGA
- the clpS gene encoding ATP-dependent Clp protease adapter ClpS produces the protein MAVETIQKPETTTKRKIAPRYRVLLHNDDFNPMEYVVMVLMQTVPSLTQPQAVDIMMEAHTNGTGLVITCDIEPAEFYCEQLKSHGLSSSIEPDD, from the coding sequence ATGGCCGTGGAAACCATTCAGAAGCCAGAAACCACGACCAAACGGAAAATTGCCCCGCGCTATCGGGTTTTGCTCCACAACGATGACTTCAACCCAATGGAGTATGTGGTCATGGTGCTGATGCAAACGGTGCCCAGCCTAACTCAGCCGCAAGCTGTGGACATCATGATGGAAGCCCACACCAACGGCACGGGCTTGGTGATTACCTGTGATATCGAGCCGGCAGAGTTCTACTGTGAGCAACTGAAAAGTCATGGCTTGAGCAGCAGCATTGAACCGGACGACTAA
- a CDS encoding alpha/beta hydrolase, whose product MSFGWVPAQALETVTFSADGQVQQLTIADLAVLAQQGQAPRALSQLLQQAGLNSQAVRRFLNTPLPLSGSQLSALLDLGFGDRLVQELSRTLGATAEQLQSPNRISNRLAQLANQPSISVVQLLEVLPAQSLTIEIPRLLKVLLPLQTQFRSLGLELADVVPCLSDRSCTSR is encoded by the coding sequence ATGAGTTTTGGATGGGTGCCCGCTCAGGCATTAGAAACGGTCACCTTCTCGGCAGATGGACAAGTGCAGCAACTCACGATCGCCGATCTTGCGGTTCTGGCACAGCAAGGGCAAGCTCCCAGGGCTTTATCTCAGCTGCTCCAACAAGCCGGACTGAATAGTCAAGCCGTGCGACGCTTTTTAAATACCCCCTTGCCTTTATCCGGCAGTCAATTATCTGCACTGCTCGACCTCGGTTTTGGCGATCGCCTCGTGCAGGAGTTAAGCCGCACCTTGGGCGCAACAGCAGAGCAACTTCAGAGTCCAAATCGCATCAGTAATCGCTTGGCGCAGCTTGCTAATCAGCCGAGTATTTCGGTTGTGCAATTGCTGGAAGTCTTGCCAGCGCAAAGCCTCACGATTGAAATTCCGCGTCTGCTCAAAGTTTTGTTGCCGTTGCAAACGCAGTTTCGCAGTCTCGGTTTAGAACTCGCTGACGTGGTACCCTGCCTGAGCGATCGCAGTTGTACTAGCCGTTAG
- a CDS encoding HAD family hydrolase — MPLLRLLDDRSSDRWQMSVQALLFDKDGTLANSEAFLKRLVLARYGAIAKRVPTLSPDLLLSWGYRQEQVDPAGLMAIGSRQENLIAAAAAIAIQGFSWTQALKLVTEAFSEGDAACEPKAVQTPLLSSIRELLQLARSLGLKIAVISADSEAQIQAFLDCYQLNDWVDLIWGCDRQPSKPDPATVLTVCQQLNIDPQSAVVIGDADSDLQMAAGAGVAAIAAAWGWSQAPKFELIAPIATQVEDLVLIPD, encoded by the coding sequence ATGCCTCTCCTTCGATTACTCGATGACCGCAGCAGCGATCGCTGGCAAATGTCAGTCCAAGCCTTACTGTTTGATAAAGACGGAACGCTGGCCAACAGTGAGGCTTTTCTGAAGCGACTCGTTTTGGCACGCTATGGCGCGATCGCGAAACGGGTGCCGACTCTCAGTCCTGACCTCTTACTGAGTTGGGGTTATCGGCAGGAACAGGTTGATCCCGCTGGCTTAATGGCGATTGGTAGCCGTCAAGAGAATTTAATTGCTGCTGCTGCCGCGATCGCTATCCAAGGATTTAGCTGGACTCAAGCCCTTAAACTTGTCACTGAAGCCTTCAGCGAAGGTGATGCAGCCTGTGAACCCAAAGCTGTCCAAACGCCGCTTCTATCCAGCATTCGTGAGTTGCTACAGCTAGCGCGATCGCTGGGCCTCAAGATTGCAGTGATCTCTGCTGACAGCGAGGCGCAGATCCAAGCCTTTTTAGATTGCTATCAGCTCAATGACTGGGTTGATTTGATTTGGGGGTGCGATCGCCAACCGAGTAAACCTGATCCAGCTACTGTTTTAACCGTGTGTCAGCAACTCAACATCGATCCCCAGTCTGCTGTTGTCATCGGGGATGCCGATAGCGATCTGCAAATGGCTGCAGGCGCTGGAGTTGCAGCGATCGCAGCGGCTTGGGGTTGGTCGCAAGCACCCAAATTTGAGCTGATCGCCCCAATCGCCACTCAAGTCGAGGACTTAGTTTTAATACCGGATTGA
- a CDS encoding 30S ribosomal protein S1: protein MVTQDIPAVDIGFTLEDFAALLDQYDYHFNPGDTVVGTVFNLEPRGALIDIGAKTAAFLPVQEMSINRVESPEEVLQPSEMREFFILSDENEDGQLTLSIRRIEYMRAWERVRQLQTEDATVRSEVFATNRGGALVRIEGLRGFIPGSHISTRKAKEDLVGEELPLKFLEVDEDRNRLVLSHRRALVERKMNRLEVGEVVVGAVRGIKPYGAFIDIGGVSGLLHISEISHDHIETPHSVFNVNDEVKVMIIDLDAERGRISLSTKQLEPEPGDMVRNPEVVYEKAEEMAAQYREKLKQQAEGLVVTE, encoded by the coding sequence ATGGTCACACAGGACATCCCAGCGGTCGATATTGGCTTTACTCTCGAAGATTTTGCCGCTCTACTCGATCAGTACGACTATCACTTCAATCCGGGTGACACTGTCGTCGGCACGGTCTTCAACCTAGAACCGCGGGGTGCCCTGATTGACATCGGTGCAAAAACGGCCGCGTTTTTGCCCGTTCAAGAAATGTCGATCAACCGGGTAGAAAGCCCGGAAGAGGTGCTCCAGCCCAGCGAAATGCGGGAGTTCTTCATCCTGAGTGATGAGAACGAAGATGGTCAGCTGACGCTGTCGATCCGCCGCATTGAGTACATGCGGGCTTGGGAACGGGTGCGCCAATTACAGACTGAAGACGCCACGGTGCGTTCGGAAGTATTTGCCACCAACCGCGGTGGTGCCCTAGTTCGGATTGAAGGTCTGCGCGGCTTCATTCCGGGTTCGCACATCAGCACCCGCAAAGCCAAAGAAGATTTGGTAGGCGAAGAACTGCCCCTGAAATTCTTGGAAGTGGACGAAGATCGCAACCGCTTGGTGCTCAGCCACCGTCGGGCGCTGGTTGAACGGAAGATGAATCGCCTCGAAGTGGGCGAAGTGGTGGTCGGTGCCGTGCGTGGCATCAAACCCTACGGTGCCTTCATCGACATTGGTGGCGTCAGCGGTCTGCTGCACATCTCCGAAATTTCACACGACCACATCGAAACGCCCCACAGCGTTTTCAATGTCAATGACGAAGTCAAAGTCATGATCATTGACTTGGATGCCGAGCGTGGCCGGATTTCGCTGTCGACTAAGCAACTGGAGCCCGAACCGGGTGACATGGTTCGCAACCCAGAAGTGGTTTACGAGAAAGCTGAAGAAATGGCTGCTCAGTACCGCGAAAAACTGAAACAGCAAGCTGAAGGGCTGGTTGTTACCGAATAG
- the nrdR gene encoding transcriptional regulator NrdR: MQCPACRHTDSRVLESRSSESGRSVRRRRECLSCGHRFTTYERVEFVPISVIKRNGDRESFDRSKLLRGIVRACEKTGVSAQQMDLLVDEIEGTLQQRSSRDVQSSEIGEMVLQQIGKLSEVAYIRFASVYRQFRGVRDFVETLDRLQDLNRSEVGDIPAAVTSLTSA; encoded by the coding sequence ATGCAATGTCCAGCCTGTCGCCATACTGATAGCCGGGTCCTCGAATCGCGATCGTCTGAAAGTGGTCGCAGTGTGCGGCGGAGACGGGAATGCCTCAGTTGTGGCCATCGATTTACCACCTATGAACGGGTGGAGTTTGTGCCGATTAGCGTCATCAAGCGCAATGGCGATCGCGAATCCTTCGATCGCTCAAAATTGCTGCGTGGGATTGTCCGGGCTTGTGAAAAAACTGGCGTCTCAGCTCAGCAAATGGACTTGCTCGTTGATGAAATTGAGGGAACCCTGCAGCAACGTAGCTCCCGCGATGTCCAAAGTTCAGAAATTGGCGAGATGGTGCTGCAGCAAATTGGCAAGTTGAGCGAAGTCGCCTACATCCGGTTTGCATCGGTTTATCGTCAGTTTCGAGGGGTGCGGGATTTTGTCGAAACCCTCGATCGCCTTCAAGATCTCAATCGGAGCGAAGTGGGCGATATTCCTGCAGCGGTCACGAGCTTGACCTCGGCCTAA
- a CDS encoding photosystem II reaction center protein T: MESLVYIFVFVVALGVLFFAIAFREPPRIGK, translated from the coding sequence ATGGAAAGTCTCGTCTACATCTTCGTTTTCGTTGTGGCACTGGGTGTGCTGTTCTTCGCGATCGCCTTCCGCGAACCGCCTCGGATCGGCAAATAA
- the psbB gene encoding photosystem II chlorophyll-binding protein CP47, whose translation MGLPWYRVHTVVLNDPGRLIAVHLMHTALVAGWAGSMALYELAIFDPSDAVLNPMWRQGMFVLPFMARLGVTQSWGGWSITGETAVDPGYWSFEGVAIAHIVLSGLLFLAAVWHWVYWDLELFTDPRTGEPALDLPKMFGIHLFLSGLLCFGFGAFHLSGLWGPGMWVSDPYGLTGHVQPVAPAWGPEGFNPFNPGGIVAHHIAAGVVGIVAGLFHLTVRPPERLYKALRMGNIETVLSSSLAAVFFAAFVVAGTMWYGNAATPVELFGPTRYQWDQGYFRQEIARRVDTAVASGASLEEAWSEIPEKLAFYDYVGNSPAKGGLFRTGQMNKGDGIAQSWLGHAVFKDKEGNVLDVRRLPNFFENFPIVLTDSTGAVRADIPFRKAEAKFSFEETGITASFYGGSLNGQTITDPAQVKKYARKAQLGEAFEFDTETLNSDGVFRTSPRGWFTFGHASFALLFFFGHIWHGSRTLFRDVFAGIEADLGEQIEFGAFQKLGDPTTRKTAA comes from the coding sequence ATGGGACTACCCTGGTACCGTGTCCACACGGTCGTCCTCAATGATCCGGGACGACTGATTGCTGTGCACTTGATGCACACTGCCCTCGTGGCAGGTTGGGCAGGTTCGATGGCTTTATACGAACTTGCCATTTTTGATCCTTCTGATGCCGTGCTGAACCCGATGTGGCGGCAAGGCATGTTCGTGTTGCCGTTCATGGCGCGTTTGGGCGTCACCCAATCTTGGGGTGGCTGGAGCATCACCGGCGAAACCGCCGTGGATCCTGGCTATTGGAGCTTTGAGGGCGTCGCGATCGCCCACATCGTTCTGTCCGGTCTGCTGTTCCTCGCAGCTGTCTGGCACTGGGTCTATTGGGACCTCGAACTCTTTACCGATCCCCGCACCGGCGAACCGGCTTTGGACTTGCCAAAAATGTTTGGCATCCACCTGTTCCTCTCCGGTCTGCTTTGCTTTGGCTTCGGTGCCTTCCACCTGTCTGGCCTCTGGGGCCCAGGGATGTGGGTCTCCGATCCTTACGGCTTAACCGGCCACGTACAACCGGTGGCTCCGGCTTGGGGTCCTGAAGGCTTCAACCCCTTCAACCCTGGCGGGATTGTGGCTCACCACATCGCAGCTGGTGTCGTTGGCATCGTTGCGGGTCTGTTCCACCTAACGGTTCGTCCGCCCGAGCGCCTCTACAAAGCGCTGCGCATGGGCAACATCGAAACCGTTCTGTCTAGCTCGCTGGCAGCAGTCTTCTTTGCTGCTTTCGTGGTGGCTGGCACCATGTGGTACGGCAACGCCGCCACTCCGGTGGAACTGTTTGGCCCAACTCGCTACCAATGGGACCAAGGCTACTTCCGTCAGGAAATTGCCCGCCGTGTTGATACGGCTGTTGCCAGCGGCGCTTCTCTTGAAGAAGCTTGGAGCGAAATTCCTGAAAAACTGGCCTTCTATGACTACGTCGGCAACAGCCCCGCTAAAGGTGGCTTGTTCCGGACCGGTCAGATGAACAAAGGTGATGGGATCGCTCAGAGCTGGCTTGGCCATGCCGTCTTCAAAGACAAAGAAGGCAATGTCTTGGATGTTCGTCGTCTGCCGAACTTCTTTGAAAACTTCCCGATTGTCTTGACCGACAGCACGGGTGCCGTTCGGGCTGATATTCCCTTCCGGAAAGCAGAAGCAAAATTCAGCTTTGAAGAAACCGGTATTACGGCTAGCTTCTACGGCGGTTCTTTGAATGGCCAAACCATCACGGATCCGGCGCAAGTGAAGAAATACGCCCGGAAAGCACAGTTGGGTGAAGCCTTCGAATTTGACACCGAAACCCTCAATTCGGACGGTGTCTTCCGCACCTCGCCGCGTGGCTGGTTCACCTTTGGTCACGCCAGCTTTGCCTTGCTCTTCTTCTTTGGCCACATCTGGCACGGTTCTCGGACACTGTTCCGGGATGTCTTTGCTGGGATTGAAGCCGACCTTGGCGAGCAAATCGAATTCGGGGCCTTCCAAAAACTGGGTGACCCGACCACTCGGAAAACAGCCGCCTAA
- a CDS encoding 2Fe-2S iron-sulfur cluster-binding protein, which yields MPSIRFIREDKEVFAADGANLRFKAVENQVDLYTFGGKMMNCGGYGQCGTCIVEIVQGAENLSPRTSFEERKLKRKPDSYRLACQASVNGPVTVLTKPNPKEAQRETLIAQDLAKPIPVTAPAAPPQEELSPDSDQPSIATAES from the coding sequence ATGCCGAGCATTCGCTTTATCCGTGAAGACAAAGAGGTCTTTGCCGCCGATGGGGCCAACCTCCGCTTCAAAGCTGTGGAGAACCAAGTCGACCTCTACACCTTCGGTGGCAAGATGATGAACTGCGGCGGCTACGGCCAATGCGGGACTTGCATTGTCGAGATTGTCCAAGGTGCTGAGAACCTCTCGCCCCGCACGTCGTTTGAAGAGCGTAAGCTCAAACGCAAGCCTGATTCGTACCGTCTTGCCTGCCAAGCATCTGTCAATGGGCCAGTGACAGTGTTGACCAAGCCCAACCCCAAAGAGGCCCAACGCGAGACGCTGATTGCTCAAGATTTAGCCAAGCCGATCCCTGTAACTGCGCCAGCAGCCCCGCCTCAAGAGGAGCTCAGCCCCGATAGTGATCAGCCTTCGATCGCGACGGCTGAATCGTAA
- the psbM gene encoding photosystem II reaction center protein PsbM: MQVNELGFLASLLFVLVPSVFLIVLYIQTASREAK, encoded by the coding sequence ATGCAAGTCAACGAGCTTGGGTTCCTTGCCAGTCTGCTATTTGTGCTCGTGCCGAGCGTCTTTTTGATCGTCTTGTACATCCAGACAGCAAGCCGCGAAGCGAAATAA
- a CDS encoding universal stress protein — translation MIQKILLADSGTGNSEEMLKQLLEIPALKQASISILHVVPGQISPEQLTQKWEEGGKLLATAVQSLKLDPTKVSTILRQGDPKTVVCQVAEEINTDLIIMGSRGLKRLQSILQNSVSQYVFQLSSKPMLLVRDDIYVKRLNRIMVALDKSEAAQEALKQAIALARDISGGQLLLAHVTSGPAASNPEEDPILQAAAKTARQQGIEVKLFTASSNKAGEAICAIAAEANADLLILGSPDRRPTIAKGLPDLDRLLGGSISDYVRVYADCPVLLTRTAA, via the coding sequence ATGATTCAAAAAATCTTGCTCGCTGATTCTGGCACTGGCAACTCTGAGGAAATGCTCAAGCAGTTGCTAGAAATTCCTGCGCTCAAGCAGGCCAGTATTTCGATCCTGCACGTGGTTCCCGGCCAAATTAGCCCCGAACAGCTGACCCAGAAATGGGAAGAAGGCGGTAAATTGCTGGCCACTGCAGTCCAGTCACTCAAGCTAGACCCCACTAAGGTCAGCACCATCCTGCGTCAAGGCGACCCCAAAACAGTCGTCTGTCAGGTAGCGGAAGAGATCAACACCGACTTGATCATCATGGGCTCGCGTGGTCTAAAGCGCCTGCAATCGATTCTGCAGAACTCCGTCAGCCAGTACGTATTCCAGTTGTCTTCAAAGCCGATGCTGCTGGTGCGCGATGACATCTACGTCAAACGGTTGAATCGAATCATGGTGGCGCTGGATAAGTCAGAAGCCGCTCAAGAGGCTCTGAAACAGGCGATCGCTCTGGCTCGTGATATCAGCGGCGGTCAACTCTTGCTCGCTCATGTCACCAGTGGGCCAGCCGCCAGCAACCCTGAGGAAGATCCCATCCTGCAAGCAGCAGCCAAAACCGCCCGTCAGCAGGGAATTGAGGTGAAGTTGTTCACAGCATCGAGCAATAAGGCCGGTGAAGCGATTTGTGCAATCGCGGCTGAAGCGAATGCCGACCTGCTGATTCTCGGATCACCCGATCGCCGTCCAACCATTGCCAAGGGCTTACCGGATCTCGATCGCCTCTTGGGCGGCTCCATTTCCGACTACGTCCGCGTCTACGCCGATTGCCCTGTGCTGTTGACCCGCACAGCCGCTTAG
- a CDS encoding acyl-CoA thioesterase: MSADINLEKEAPPWFDYPLRVQPHHTDYAGIVWHGTYLAWLEEARVECLRSVGVAFADLVSLGVDLPVVDLGVRYRRAIALGESVLVRVRTGPSQGVRLVWDCQICLSPDQVCATAQVILAPVDRQRGRILRQLPEPLQAAIDRLQAGQYSPE; encoded by the coding sequence ATGTCTGCTGACATAAATCTTGAAAAAGAAGCCCCGCCTTGGTTTGACTACCCGCTACGGGTGCAACCCCATCACACCGACTATGCCGGCATTGTTTGGCATGGCACCTATCTCGCCTGGTTGGAAGAAGCGCGGGTTGAATGCCTGCGATCGGTGGGGGTAGCCTTTGCTGACTTGGTGTCTTTAGGGGTCGATTTGCCAGTGGTCGACCTGGGGGTTCGCTACCGCCGAGCGATCGCCTTGGGTGAGTCGGTGTTAGTTCGCGTCCGCACTGGCCCCAGTCAAGGTGTGCGGCTGGTCTGGGACTGTCAGATTTGCCTGTCGCCTGATCAGGTTTGCGCCACCGCTCAAGTGATTTTGGCTCCGGTCGATCGCCAGCGGGGACGCATCCTGCGGCAGCTCCCTGAACCTCTCCAAGCGGCGATCGACCGGCTGCAGGCGGGTCAGTACAGTCCTGAATGA